The Larimichthys crocea isolate SSNF chromosome XII, L_crocea_2.0, whole genome shotgun sequence region GCACTTCAGCAGGAAGGAGTTACAGAAAGCTCCTGGAGGACAGTCGCACATCTTCCCGATACGAGATCCTTTCCTGACGGCGCAGTGCTCGCCGAGGTCACACTGACAACAGGAAGTACAACAGGAAGTTACACACGGACgatttaaacaacaaacaccacttcaattattttaattaatgatgCGTTCAAGTGTTCAGCCCATCCAGTCAGCGTTGAAGGAGCAGTGCCTCCATGTACCAGGATGCATTGTGTGTGAGCTTCTGTGAGCATCATTAGTTAGTATGTAGCGACGTCAAAGTCTGACAGGTGGAACTCATACATCAACCAAACAGGTTtcatacataaaaacagaatattcactctttattacatttatatgtCATCTTCATAATATTTACTGAGACTCCACAGATGTTTCAAATCTATctaaatatttgattaaaataatctaaaactTTAAATCCAGCCAGATAAACGTGTgttcctcctctgtaagtcgctttggataaaagcgtctgctaaatgcaatgtaatgtgtgtgtgtgtgtgtgtgtgtgtgtgtgtgtgtgtggcactcACAGAGGGGACCTGTCCATATTTCTTCTCCCACGGATTAATCCTCTTCGTCTGAAGTTTCTCCAGAACTTCATGCAGAGCGCcgagctgaacacacacacacacacacacacacacacacacacacacacacacacacacacacacacagacacacacacacagacacacacacacacgatcagcTGTTTGGTCATGCAGAGTAGTAGTAGCAGAGCTGGAAAGTAATTTACTTGAGTACTAAAGTAATGTAACTGAACACATATCTGATGTTTACTGTTTCCTTCCTCACACAACataataaatactaatatacagaaaatgtttgaaatcatttaaatcaaagACTGTCGACTGTTTGTACAGTCAGATAtatcaaaatatgaaataaatcaaatatttaaatacagtcCACTGAATACAAAATGAGtcagcaaagaaaataaaaatctgttctttaattaataataatctcaTAATTTAATAATCTGTGGatccaaacaaacactgatgaatATTAAATCTTGAATTAGATTTTATCTGAATGatttttgttaattaaacactgacaggaaacattcatcactaattaaaacatttctcatcACTGATCCTTTAATTATTGTCTggatttgattcatttaatgacatgtttaatcattttcagacaaacagctgatcgaTTAATCTGCTGATCAAACCTGATCAcaacatattaataataattgataAGGACATACGTTAACAGTCATATAACGAGTGCTGATTAATCATTCATCTGcataataatattacatatttaaatacatgtaCGTTTTTGTTAGTGAAAATCAAATGAcgggaaaatgtttttttatatttttcacaaCATGAGAATATAATAACAGATTAAGTTGATCagcaatataaaatataacatttaaatgaaaaacgATGATTTAATTATCTAAAGAGCTGCTGTCTGGCTAATTAGTGAATGACTCTGTACAGCTCtaatgaatttaattaaacactGTCATTATCTTTCTTCAAGTGTCCGTGAACGCACCAGCCTGTTGGAGTTGTAGCGG contains the following coding sequences:
- the LOC104938937 gene encoding cocaine- and amphetamine-regulated transcript protein gives rise to the protein MWARAVLCGALLCALCPAGRTEAERDERGVQDHRYNSNRLLGALHEVLEKLQTKRINPWEKKYGQVPSCDLGEHCAVRKGSRIGKMCDCPPGAFCNSFLLKCL